From Bacillus alveayuensis, one genomic window encodes:
- a CDS encoding D-methionine transport system permease protein (product_source=KO:K02072; cath_funfam=1.10.3720.10; cog=COG2011; ko=KO:K02072; pfam=PF00528; superfamily=161098; transmembrane_helix_parts=Outside_1_22,TMhelix_23_45,Inside_46_57,TMhelix_58_80,Outside_81_89,TMhelix_90_112,Inside_113_148,TMhelix_149_171,Outside_172_190,TMhelix_191_210,Inside_211_221) encodes MLLDSLIELIPELNKAFIETLYMVAISLFVAMVVGLPLGILLFVTDRGLFLENTTVKSVLGFVVNMVRSIPFVILLVGLLPLTKLITGTTIGPTAASVSLSVAAIPFFARIVETSFREIDKGVIEAAVAVGATPWMIIKDVLLPEARPGIVHGITITTISLVGYSAMAGIVGGGGIGDLAIRFGYYRYDNTVMITTIVILICLVQIIQFTGDRIARLVDKR; translated from the coding sequence GTGCTGCTTGATTCCCTTATTGAATTAATTCCTGAACTAAATAAAGCATTTATAGAAACTCTTTATATGGTGGCGATTTCTCTATTTGTTGCGATGGTCGTTGGTCTTCCATTAGGAATTTTGTTATTTGTCACAGACCGTGGTCTATTTTTGGAAAATACAACGGTTAAATCTGTTCTTGGATTTGTCGTCAATATGGTTCGATCCATTCCATTTGTCATTTTACTTGTTGGCTTATTGCCGCTTACGAAACTAATAACTGGAACAACAATCGGACCAACAGCAGCTTCTGTATCTTTATCCGTTGCAGCCATTCCGTTTTTCGCTAGAATTGTAGAAACTTCTTTTCGGGAAATTGACAAAGGTGTCATTGAGGCAGCTGTTGCTGTCGGAGCCACACCTTGGATGATTATAAAAGACGTCCTTTTACCTGAAGCACGTCCTGGCATTGTACACGGAATTACGATTACAACAATAAGTTTAGTCGGTTATTCAGCTATGGCAGGGATTGTAGGCGGCGGCGGAATTGGTGACCTAGCGATTCGCTTTGGTTATTACCGCTATGACAATACCGTGATGATTACGACAATTGTTATTTTAATTTGTTTAGTGCAAATCATTCAGTTTACAGGAGACCGAATCGCTCGTCTTGTTGATAAGCGATAA
- a CDS encoding putative oxidoreductase (product_source=KO:K08317; cath_funfam=1.20.1090.10,3.40.50.1970; cog=COG0371; ko=KO:K08317; pfam=PF00465; superfamily=56796), producing MDIIEVRGAPNYYVCENGVLDNLESLLQKHGFRNGFVISGEQSWKAVEPYFPKDGSVTYSFYRYKGECSFSEIERLSKLCVNHDVIIGIGGGKVLDLAKAVANQVHLDSVLIPTLASTCSAWTPLSVIYDDNGKFIRYDIFPKSTLMVLIDTRILLHSPVNYFRAGIADTLAKWYEADCIIRQVEDVPLSVKIAHQSAYLCKTVLLEHGRAAINDLLEKRDTLAFRKVIETIIMAGGMVGGFGDRYGRIAGAHSVHNGLTKRPETHHLLHGEKVAYGILVQLALEENWSEMKRLHPFYQDLNLPYTLKQLGLEITEKEKLYDIAEEAIKPDESIHLMNIPVDSMKIVEAFYEIERLALDQ from the coding sequence ATGGATATCATCGAAGTTCGTGGTGCTCCTAATTACTATGTATGTGAAAATGGAGTTTTAGATAACCTTGAATCTCTTTTACAAAAACATGGGTTTCGAAATGGTTTTGTCATAAGTGGAGAACAGTCTTGGAAAGCAGTTGAGCCGTATTTTCCTAAAGATGGTTCTGTCACCTATTCCTTTTACCGATATAAGGGAGAATGCTCATTTTCTGAAATTGAACGTTTATCAAAACTTTGTGTAAATCATGATGTCATCATTGGAATTGGCGGCGGTAAGGTGCTAGATTTGGCCAAAGCAGTTGCCAATCAAGTTCATCTTGATTCAGTATTAATTCCAACTCTCGCTTCTACTTGTTCAGCTTGGACACCTCTTAGTGTAATTTATGATGACAACGGGAAATTTATTCGTTATGATATTTTTCCAAAATCAACGCTAATGGTTTTAATTGACACAAGAATTTTACTACATTCACCAGTGAATTATTTTCGGGCAGGAATTGCTGATACGCTTGCCAAATGGTATGAAGCCGACTGTATCATTCGCCAAGTTGAAGATGTCCCGCTTTCCGTTAAAATCGCTCATCAATCGGCTTACCTTTGTAAAACAGTATTACTTGAACACGGTCGAGCAGCGATAAACGACTTACTAGAGAAGCGAGATACATTAGCCTTTCGCAAAGTAATAGAAACAATTATAATGGCAGGAGGTATGGTTGGAGGATTTGGCGATCGGTATGGGAGAATAGCTGGGGCTCATTCCGTTCATAATGGATTAACGAAACGCCCCGAAACTCATCATTTATTACATGGAGAAAAAGTGGCATATGGAATTCTCGTTCAACTAGCCCTTGAAGAAAATTGGAGCGAAATGAAACGTTTACATCCATTTTACCAAGATTTAAACCTCCCTTATACATTAAAACAACTTGGCCTTGAAATAACAGAAAAAGAAAAACTATATGACATAGCAGAAG
- a CDS encoding D-methionine transport system ATP-binding protein (product_source=KO:K02071; cath_funfam=3.30.70.260,3.40.50.300; cog=COG1135; ko=KO:K02071; pfam=PF00005,PF09383; smart=SM00382,SM00930; superfamily=52540,55021) encodes MIEIKNLVKVYTSKKSKVIGVDNVSLTINHGEIFGIVGYSGAGKSTLLRCLNLLERPTSGQVLINGVDLTSLNEQELRKARLKIGMIFQHFHLVSSKTVFENVAFALKAAKKSKEEIEKRVNELLDMVGLLDKRDAYPSQLSGGQKQRVGIARALANDPTVLLCDEATSALDPSTTKSILSLLKKINRELGITIVLITHEMEVVKDICDRIAVMQDGKVIELGNVYDIFTNPKEPLTISFIESVLQFELPEHLLSKSTGTIVKIQFKGDIAEEAVVSDMLQSFKVKGNILHGKIEYIQDMPLGIFIMELTGDESEIKRAIDYIAQRTNGLEVITSAA; translated from the coding sequence ATGATTGAGATCAAAAACTTAGTGAAAGTGTATACCTCTAAAAAAAGTAAAGTAATCGGTGTGGATAATGTTTCATTAACAATCAATCATGGAGAAATCTTTGGCATCGTTGGGTATAGCGGTGCTGGAAAAAGTACGCTGTTAAGATGTCTGAATCTACTAGAACGTCCGACATCTGGGCAAGTTTTGATCAATGGTGTTGATTTAACCTCTTTAAATGAACAGGAATTGCGGAAAGCACGCCTAAAAATCGGAATGATTTTTCAGCATTTCCATCTCGTAAGCTCTAAAACTGTTTTTGAAAATGTCGCATTTGCTCTAAAGGCTGCTAAAAAATCAAAGGAAGAAATCGAAAAAAGAGTAAATGAATTACTGGACATGGTCGGTCTTCTTGATAAACGAGATGCGTATCCTTCTCAACTAAGCGGTGGACAAAAACAGCGTGTTGGAATTGCGCGAGCACTCGCCAATGATCCAACAGTCCTATTATGCGATGAAGCAACTTCGGCGCTTGATCCAAGTACGACAAAATCAATTCTTTCCTTGTTAAAAAAAATTAACCGTGAACTTGGCATTACGATTGTTTTAATTACTCACGAAATGGAAGTTGTAAAGGACATCTGTGACCGAATTGCTGTGATGCAGGATGGAAAAGTGATTGAACTTGGAAATGTTTATGACATTTTTACGAATCCAAAAGAGCCTTTAACGATATCGTTCATTGAGAGTGTCCTACAATTTGAGCTTCCGGAACATTTGCTGTCAAAAAGTACTGGAACAATTGTGAAAATTCAGTTCAAAGGAGATATCGCAGAAGAAGCAGTTGTTTCGGATATGCTTCAATCGTTTAAAGTAAAAGGGAATATTTTGCACGGAAAAATTGAGTACATTCAAGATATGCCACTAGGAATCTTTATTATGGAACTGACCGGTGATGAAAGTGAAATAAAGCGTGCTATTGATTACATCGCACAACGGACCAATGGACTGGAGGTGATTACAAGTGCTGCTTGA
- a CDS encoding ABC-type nitrate/sulfonate/bicarbonate transport system ATPase subunit (product_source=COG1116; cath_funfam=3.40.50.300; cog=COG1116; pfam=PF00005; smart=SM00382; superfamily=52540) encodes MQTIEVQGVYKSFGSLKVLENINLTIEKGKFAAIVGPSGCGKSTLLRMVAGLETPDEGAVQTDGELIRKPSPRRMMIFQEHALYPWLTVGKNVEMGLELAGVAKEERRNKAEKVLKTVGLEGFYDYYPSQLSGGMRQRVSIARALVMDPDILLLDEPYGALDAMTRLTMQNELLKLWEGSGKTMLLITHDIDEALYLADKVFVMSARPGKVVRTIDLDLPRPRNRNSQRFGELRQEIIQLLGLA; translated from the coding sequence ATGCAGACGATTGAGGTACAAGGTGTATACAAATCTTTCGGTAGTCTAAAAGTACTTGAAAATATAAATTTGACCATTGAAAAAGGGAAATTTGCTGCAATTGTCGGCCCTTCAGGATGTGGAAAAAGCACCCTTCTTCGTATGGTAGCTGGGTTAGAGACGCCTGATGAAGGAGCGGTGCAAACGGATGGGGAATTGATTCGAAAGCCTTCGCCACGACGGATGATGATTTTTCAAGAGCATGCCTTATATCCGTGGCTAACCGTTGGTAAAAATGTCGAAATGGGGTTAGAGTTGGCAGGCGTTGCAAAAGAGGAGCGGCGAAATAAAGCAGAAAAAGTTTTAAAGACTGTCGGCCTTGAGGGATTTTACGATTATTACCCAAGCCAATTGTCAGGCGGTATGCGCCAGCGTGTTTCCATTGCTAGAGCTCTTGTTATGGATCCAGACATATTGCTCCTTGATGAACCTTATGGAGCGCTTGATGCGATGACTCGTTTAACAATGCAAAATGAGCTATTAAAACTTTGGGAAGGCTCTGGGAAAACGATGCTTTTAATTACTCACGATATTGATGAAGCTTTATACTTAGCTGATAAAGTTTTTGTCATGAGTGCTCGACCAGGAAAAGTCGTTCGCACGATCGATCTAGACCTGCCAAGACCAAGGAATCGTAATAGCCAGCGTTTTGGCGAACTAAGACAAGAAATTATCCAACTGCTAGGGTTAGCATAG
- a CDS encoding uncharacterized protein YcsI (UPF0317 family) (product_source=COG4336; cath_funfam=3.40.1640.10; cog=COG4336; pfam=PF07286; superfamily=160920) — protein MLDLSTATPAKVREYIRRNEWRKPTSGLANGFTQANLVILRKELAFEFLLFCQRNPKPCPIIDVTEPGSPIPELVAPDADLRTDIPKYRIYRHGELVEEMDEITSYWEDGMVAFLLGCSFTFEKALLDNGIPVRHIECGTNVPMYKTNIPCIKAGRFEGPMVVSMRPIPEKDVVRAVQVTSRFPAVHGAPVHIGNPESIGIENLQNPDFGEAVPIKDGEVPVFWACGVTPQAVAMQVKPDLMITHAPGHMFITNLREERFGVL, from the coding sequence ATGCTCGATTTATCTACTGCAACACCAGCTAAAGTTCGTGAATATATTCGTCGTAATGAATGGCGAAAGCCGACATCAGGTCTTGCAAATGGTTTTACACAAGCAAATTTAGTTATTTTAAGAAAAGAGCTGGCCTTTGAATTTTTGTTATTTTGTCAACGCAACCCGAAGCCTTGTCCGATCATTGATGTGACAGAGCCGGGTTCACCAATTCCAGAGCTCGTTGCTCCTGATGCAGACTTACGGACAGATATTCCAAAATATAGAATCTATCGTCATGGGGAATTAGTCGAAGAGATGGATGAAATCACTTCCTATTGGGAAGATGGGATGGTTGCTTTTTTACTAGGATGCAGCTTTACATTTGAAAAGGCTTTACTAGATAATGGTATTCCGGTTCGGCATATTGAATGTGGAACGAATGTACCGATGTATAAAACGAATATTCCTTGTATAAAAGCTGGACGTTTTGAAGGTCCAATGGTTGTCAGTATGCGTCCAATCCCAGAAAAAGATGTAGTCCGCGCCGTTCAAGTTACGAGCCGTTTTCCTGCCGTTCACGGTGCCCCTGTTCATATCGGGAACCCAGAGTCGATAGGAATTGAAAATTTACAAAATCCAGATTTTGGAGAAGCTGTTCCAATAAAGGATGGAGAGGTTCCGGTGTTTTGGGCTTGCGGCGTGACTCCGCAGGCGGTAGCGATGCAAGTGAAGCCGGATTTAATGATCACCCATGCACCTGGCCATATGTTTATTACGAATTTACGTGAAGAGCGATTTGGAGTTTTATAA
- a CDS encoding D-methionine transport system substrate-binding protein (product_source=KO:K02073; cath_funfam=1.10.10.10,3.40.190.10; cleavage_site_network=SignalP-noTM; cog=COG1464; ko=KO:K02073; pfam=PF03180; superfamily=53850; tigrfam=TIGR00363), which translates to MKKLSILLVLLLLIGLLAACGSKETASDSAEKKELTIGATSGPYSDMVNKAIKPILEKKGYQVKVVEFSDYIQPNLALGNGDLDANLFQHKIYMEKFAEENNLDLSEVIIVPTAPMGIYSNKFKSLDEVTDGSQIAIPNDPTNLARALLILQDEGLITLDSSVNPLTVSEKDVKENVKNLQFKPIEAGQLPRSVESVDLAAVPGNYALAAKMNLLDALALENMPDDYRNRVVVNTKDLDKQFVKDIKEAVESEEFEKVIDEQFKGFGKPEWMLNRK; encoded by the coding sequence ATGAAAAAATTATCCATTTTACTAGTTTTGCTATTATTGATTGGACTTCTAGCTGCCTGTGGTAGCAAGGAAACAGCTTCAGACTCTGCTGAGAAAAAAGAACTAACAATTGGAGCTACTTCTGGCCCTTACAGCGATATGGTGAATAAAGCTATTAAGCCTATTCTTGAAAAGAAAGGCTATCAAGTAAAAGTAGTAGAATTTAGCGACTATATTCAACCAAACTTAGCTCTTGGTAATGGAGATTTAGATGCTAACTTATTCCAGCATAAAATTTATATGGAAAAGTTTGCTGAAGAAAATAACCTTGACCTATCTGAAGTAATTATTGTGCCAACAGCGCCAATGGGTATCTACTCCAATAAGTTTAAATCATTAGATGAAGTTACAGATGGCAGTCAAATTGCCATCCCGAATGATCCAACAAACTTAGCAAGAGCTCTCTTAATTTTACAAGATGAAGGACTCATTACTCTTGATTCATCTGTTAACCCGTTAACCGTCTCTGAAAAAGATGTAAAAGAGAATGTAAAAAACCTTCAATTTAAACCAATTGAAGCAGGCCAATTACCACGTTCAGTAGAAAGCGTTGATTTAGCTGCCGTTCCAGGAAACTATGCGTTAGCAGCAAAAATGAATCTTTTAGATGCATTAGCATTAGAAAATATGCCTGATGACTACCGTAACCGTGTTGTTGTCAATACAAAAGATCTCGACAAACAATTTGTCAAAGATATTAAAGAGGCCGTTGAATCCGAAGAATTTGAAAAAGTCATTGACGAACAATTTAAAGGGTTCGGCAAGCCTGAGTGGATGTTAAACCGAAAATAA
- a CDS encoding NitT/TauT family transport system substrate-binding protein (product_source=KO:K02051; cath_funfam=3.40.190.10; cleavage_site_network=SignalP-noTM; cog=COG0715; ko=KO:K02051; pfam=PF13379; smart=SM00062; superfamily=53850; tigrfam=TIGR01728), with amino-acid sequence MKRLKKRLMVATVASFALLFSLTACGSSENSSSTEPQTNHSSQEKDSKKNLHQVRVGYLNVMDDAQAILASEAKLYEKHGIDETMQLFNSGTDLIKAIVGGQIDVGVLGFTNALTWIDKGADIKIVGGAQMGYHSMLVRKDSGIQTLAELKGKSVASQKQGSTADIVLNGVVWKKAGITKNDVQMQYVSPSVAIQSLAAGKVDAAFVFEPYDSIARLTTPVEQIYEIGQEWPFPCMVVITSGKMLKENKEAVYALLDAQKEAIEMLQQKPGEAAEFITKHFIKEDSLQTSDGETIEATKIIEESTKTQTFDWRITPEQIDKMEEITGMMVEQGILKEKIDVKEALDLSWQEQIES; translated from the coding sequence ATGAAAAGATTGAAAAAAAGACTCATGGTAGCAACAGTGGCATCTTTTGCATTGCTTTTCAGTTTGACAGCATGCGGAAGCAGTGAAAATAGTTCTTCTACTGAACCGCAAACAAATCATTCAAGCCAAGAAAAGGATTCAAAAAAAAATCTTCATCAAGTACGGGTCGGTTATTTAAATGTTATGGACGATGCCCAAGCGATATTGGCTAGTGAAGCGAAACTTTATGAAAAACACGGTATTGATGAAACAATGCAACTTTTTAACAGCGGAACGGATTTAATTAAAGCAATCGTGGGCGGACAAATTGATGTTGGTGTTCTTGGCTTTACGAATGCCCTAACTTGGATTGATAAAGGGGCTGATATCAAAATAGTCGGCGGAGCACAAATGGGATATCACAGTATGTTAGTTCGAAAAGACAGTGGAATTCAAACATTAGCTGAATTAAAAGGAAAGTCTGTTGCTTCTCAAAAACAAGGAAGCACAGCAGATATAGTTTTAAATGGAGTTGTCTGGAAAAAGGCTGGTATTACAAAAAATGATGTACAAATGCAGTATGTATCTCCGTCAGTCGCTATTCAATCTCTTGCTGCAGGGAAAGTGGATGCAGCTTTTGTATTCGAACCATACGATTCTATTGCTCGTTTAACGACTCCTGTTGAACAAATATACGAAATTGGTCAAGAATGGCCATTCCCTTGTATGGTTGTCATTACATCAGGGAAAATGTTAAAAGAAAATAAAGAAGCCGTCTATGCTTTGCTTGATGCGCAAAAAGAAGCGATCGAAATGCTTCAACAAAAACCTGGTGAAGCAGCGGAATTTATTACGAAGCATTTTATTAAAGAAGATTCTTTACAAACTTCTGACGGTGAAACAATAGAGGCAACAAAAATCATTGAGGAGTCGACTAAAACGCAAACATTCGATTGGCGCATTACACCTGAACAAATTGATAAAATGGAAGAAATTACTGGTATGATGGTTGAACAAGGTATTTTAAAAGAAAAAATCGATGTGAAGGAAGCACTTGACTTAAGCTGGCAGGAGCAAATTGAATCTTAA
- a CDS encoding flavin reductase (DIM6/NTAB) family NADH-FMN oxidoreductase RutF (product_source=COG1853; cog=COG1853; pfam=PF01613; smart=SM00903; superfamily=50475), with the protein MKFHPDQLTTNEMYKLLIGSIVPRPIAWVSTISPEGRLNLAPFSFFTVASRQPPMLCISIGPGVGEREGTEKDTLVNIRTQKEFVVNVVPSYLGNKMQKTSENFPSHINEFDVAQLTPIESEFIQPKRIKESPIHMECQLERMIQLGSDHLIIGKIVLYHIKDDYYLGNYKINLEKLQPLGRLAGNYSEINNFFNLPR; encoded by the coding sequence ATGAAGTTTCATCCTGATCAATTAACAACGAATGAGATGTACAAATTATTAATTGGTTCGATTGTTCCAAGACCTATTGCTTGGGTTTCGACTATTTCTCCAGAAGGTCGTTTAAATTTAGCTCCTTTTAGCTTTTTTACAGTTGCTTCAAGACAACCACCAATGCTATGTATTTCCATTGGACCTGGTGTTGGAGAAAGGGAAGGAACAGAGAAAGATACATTAGTCAACATCCGTACACAAAAAGAGTTTGTTGTTAATGTTGTTCCTTCGTATTTAGGAAATAAAATGCAGAAAACATCCGAAAATTTTCCTAGTCATATAAACGAGTTCGATGTCGCACAGTTAACTCCAATTGAAAGCGAATTCATTCAACCAAAAAGAATTAAAGAATCTCCAATTCATATGGAATGCCAGTTAGAGCGTATGATTCAGCTTGGAAGCGACCATCTGATCATTGGAAAAATAGTCCTGTATCATATTAAAGATGATTATTATCTAGGAAACTACAAAATTAATTTAGAAAAATTACAGCCTCTTGGCAGGCTAGCAGGGAATTATAGCGAGATCAACAATTTCTTCAATCTCCCAAGATAA
- a CDS encoding NitT/TauT family transport system permease protein (product_source=KO:K02050; cath_funfam=1.10.3720.10; cog=COG0600; ko=KO:K02050; pfam=PF00528; superfamily=161098; transmembrane_helix_parts=Inside_1_12,TMhelix_13_35,Outside_36_62,TMhelix_63_85,Inside_86_91,TMhelix_92_114,Outside_115_117,TMhelix_118_140,Inside_141_191,TMhelix_192_211,Outside_212_220,TMhelix_221_243,Inside_244_257), with translation MNSEAWKKVWPYAAAIGTLLLIWQIAALFSPPYLIPSVLTVLERLSVGITEPEFVTSLKDSLFRLVIGYPSACLLGGLLGLLAGLSKGFAVYLRSLIAILQSIPPITWIPFLIILFGFGNVPIITVIIIASFFPMALSVMNATEGINRTHLEVAKVLGATKGQLLQKVYLPETLPSFITGAQVSFGNAWRSLIASEMVGGASSGLGFSIQFAGEVAQMVDVLMYIVIIGLIAAFFDHVVLEWLKRRMLKWRYIGGLK, from the coding sequence ATGAACTCGGAAGCGTGGAAAAAAGTATGGCCATATGCAGCAGCAATCGGAACATTGCTGCTAATTTGGCAAATCGCAGCATTATTTTCACCACCTTATTTAATACCAAGTGTTTTGACCGTTTTAGAACGATTGAGTGTTGGAATAACAGAGCCAGAATTCGTGACATCGTTAAAAGACAGTTTATTTCGCCTTGTGATCGGTTATCCAAGTGCGTGCTTATTAGGGGGGTTATTAGGGCTATTAGCTGGATTGTCAAAAGGTTTTGCAGTTTATTTGCGAAGCTTGATAGCCATTTTACAATCCATTCCCCCGATCACGTGGATACCGTTTTTAATAATTTTGTTCGGTTTTGGAAACGTACCTATTATTACGGTTATTATTATTGCAAGCTTTTTCCCGATGGCTTTATCTGTTATGAATGCTACGGAAGGAATTAATCGAACTCATCTTGAAGTTGCAAAAGTATTAGGAGCTACGAAAGGCCAGCTTTTACAAAAAGTGTATCTGCCTGAAACGCTGCCTTCATTTATAACTGGAGCTCAAGTATCATTTGGGAATGCGTGGCGGTCGCTCATTGCCAGCGAGATGGTTGGAGGAGCGTCTAGTGGTCTTGGATTTTCGATTCAGTTTGCAGGGGAAGTTGCACAAATGGTAGATGTCCTGATGTATATTGTCATCATTGGACTAATTGCTGCCTTTTTTGACCATGTTGTGTTGGAATGGTTAAAACGCCGCATGTTAAAGTGGCGCTACATTGGGGGATTGAAGTAA
- a CDS encoding drug/metabolite transporter (DMT)-like permease (product_source=COG0697; cog=COG0697; pfam=PF00892; superfamily=103481; transmembrane_helix_parts=Inside_1_4,TMhelix_5_26,Outside_27_29,TMhelix_30_52,Inside_53_64,TMhelix_65_87,Outside_88_90,TMhelix_91_113,Inside_114_119,TMhelix_120_142,Outside_143_151,TMhelix_152_171,Inside_172_177,TMhelix_178_200,Outside_201_214,TMhelix_215_234,Inside_235_240,TMhelix_241_260,Outside_261_263,TMhelix_264_281,Inside_282_298) — protein MRERIFLILATLFWAGNYVFGKYVVAEMSPLWITFARWFLSLAFLIPISYWIERPNYREIFKRSWLPLSVMGILGIIGYNLLLYGALEYTSPLNASLVNALNPAMMVVFSYFILKERMTFINVIGFFISLVGVLLILTDGHLELVFQTSYNLGDLMMVGANLVWVFYSIIGKRLAVPPITATACSALLSVFFLLPFLFLYPFDITQLSARGITGIIYMWLFPSVCSFIFWNMSVKKVGPSHAGVYLNLITVFTAIITIILGEKIAASQAIGGVLVLFGVYFATKITKAKQNLEKIAEI, from the coding sequence ATGAGAGAAAGAATTTTTTTAATATTAGCAACACTATTTTGGGCTGGAAACTACGTGTTTGGAAAATATGTCGTAGCTGAAATGAGTCCATTATGGATTACTTTTGCTAGATGGTTTTTATCTTTAGCTTTTCTTATTCCTATTTCATATTGGATTGAGCGGCCGAACTATCGTGAAATATTCAAAAGATCTTGGTTGCCTCTAAGTGTAATGGGAATACTCGGCATCATTGGATATAATCTTTTGCTTTACGGAGCATTAGAATACACATCACCTTTAAATGCATCACTCGTGAATGCATTAAACCCAGCCATGATGGTTGTATTTTCATATTTTATATTAAAAGAGAGAATGACTTTTATTAATGTTATCGGATTTTTTATTTCGCTAGTTGGAGTGCTTTTAATTTTAACAGACGGACATTTAGAACTTGTTTTTCAAACAAGTTATAATCTTGGCGATTTAATGATGGTGGGGGCTAATTTAGTTTGGGTCTTTTATTCTATTATCGGCAAAAGATTAGCCGTTCCACCGATTACGGCAACAGCTTGTTCTGCTTTACTAAGCGTCTTTTTTTTACTTCCTTTTCTATTTCTATACCCTTTTGATATCACTCAATTAAGTGCAAGAGGAATTACTGGAATCATCTATATGTGGCTATTCCCTTCTGTTTGTTCCTTTATTTTTTGGAATATGTCTGTCAAAAAAGTCGGACCTAGTCATGCAGGCGTGTATTTAAATTTAATTACTGTATTTACCGCTATCATTACAATCATTTTAGGTGAAAAAATTGCTGCATCTCAAGCCATTGGTGGTGTTCTCGTTCTTTTCGGTGTATATTTTGCTACGAAAATAACGAAGGCAAAACAAAATCTCGAAAAAATTGCAGAGATTTAG